The following coding sequences lie in one Eubacterium ventriosum genomic window:
- a CDS encoding aldo/keto reductase encodes MSELFFGNKKLGFGLMRLPLLDENDGASIDLELTKKMVDAFIKNGFTYFDTAWMYCGFASENATKEVLVKRYPRDSYTLATKLHAGFIKTKEDRDAVFNKQLEKTGVEFFDYYLLHDIGQDHYKIYNDLDCFNWIMDKKEKGLVKHVGFSFHDNAQLLDKVLTEHPEMEFVQLQINYLDWNSEGIQSRKCYEVAKKHNKPVIVMEPVKGGTLAKVPDDVEKMFKDYNSEASIPSWAIRFAASHENVKMVLSGMSNMEQLMDNMSYMKDFKPLNNEEQDIIMKAVDAINSNIAIPCTGCSYCTEGCPKKIAIPKYFSLYNADLQEVKEKGWTPQGEYYDRLTHTFGKASDCVACGQCEKVCPQHLSIIEDLKKVAEYFGK; translated from the coding sequence ATGAGTGAATTATTTTTTGGAAATAAGAAACTTGGTTTTGGACTTATGCGTTTACCATTGTTAGACGAAAATGATGGAGCTAGCATTGATCTTGAGCTTACTAAGAAGATGGTAGATGCCTTTATTAAAAATGGATTTACATATTTCGATACAGCATGGATGTATTGTGGATTTGCCAGTGAAAATGCAACAAAAGAGGTTTTGGTTAAAAGATATCCTAGAGATAGTTATACATTAGCAACAAAGCTTCACGCAGGTTTCATTAAGACAAAAGAAGACAGAGATGCGGTATTTAATAAGCAGTTAGAAAAGACAGGTGTAGAATTTTTTGATTATTATCTGTTGCATGATATAGGTCAGGATCATTATAAAATATATAATGACCTTGATTGTTTTAACTGGATTATGGATAAGAAGGAAAAAGGTCTTGTAAAACATGTGGGATTTTCTTTCCATGACAATGCCCAGTTACTTGATAAAGTGTTAACAGAGCATCCTGAAATGGAATTTGTTCAGCTTCAGATTAATTATTTGGATTGGAATAGCGAAGGGATTCAGTCAAGAAAATGTTATGAAGTAGCAAAAAAACACAATAAGCCTGTTATTGTGATGGAACCTGTAAAGGGTGGAACTTTGGCAAAAGTACCTGATGATGTGGAAAAGATGTTTAAAGATTACAACAGTGAAGCATCAATTCCATCTTGGGCAATTAGATTTGCAGCAAGTCATGAAAATGTGAAGATGGTACTAAGTGGAATGAGCAATATGGAACAGTTAATGGACAATATGAGTTATATGAAAGATTTTAAGCCACTTAATAATGAAGAACAAGATATTATTATGAAGGCTGTAGATGCGATTAATAGTAATATTGCCATACCTTGTACAGGCTGTTCATATTGTACGGAAGGATGTCCAAAGAAGATTGCAATTCCTAAATATTTTTCATTATATAATGCGGATTTGCAGGAAGTTAAAGAAAAAGGATGGACTCCACAGGGTGAGTATTATGACAGATTAACTCATACATTTGGAAAGGCAAGTGATTGTGTTGCATGTGGACAGTGTGAGAAGGTATGCCCACAGCATTTATCAATAATAGAAGACCTTAAAAAGGTTGCAGAATATTTTGGAAAGTAG
- a CDS encoding ROK family protein, which translates to MKYSVAIDIGGTNTRVALADEELNIIERKQFATDSENPDVTLGKIAEVIKSFDCDIVGAGMSCPGPLDLINGKILTPPNLKGQWHNLKVAEELSKLINKPVYLENDANLAGLAEAVVGEGKDYNYVQFFTVSTGLGAGFVINKEIYHGAHGFGNEVANCVMMKDGPSHGSIIPGGIEAISSGTAITSRAVKAGLDVKHAGEVNDLAKAGNEVAKQIMDDAKEYLANFIGVVYGYADPEIVILGGSVALKIDGFVEEVEALAKERVYEIMKPYVKVRKSTLNEDSGLIGAAYLAFSKAE; encoded by the coding sequence ATGAAGTACTCAGTAGCAATTGATATTGGTGGCACAAATACAAGAGTGGCATTAGCTGACGAAGAATTAAATATAATCGAGAGAAAGCAGTTTGCAACAGACAGTGAAAATCCTGATGTAACACTTGGCAAAATTGCAGAAGTTATAAAAAGTTTCGACTGTGATATTGTTGGTGCAGGAATGTCATGTCCGGGTCCACTTGACTTAATTAATGGAAAGATTTTAACACCGCCTAACCTTAAGGGACAGTGGCATAATCTTAAAGTTGCAGAAGAATTAAGCAAGCTTATTAACAAGCCTGTATATCTTGAAAATGATGCTAACCTTGCAGGTCTTGCAGAAGCAGTTGTAGGTGAAGGAAAGGATTATAATTATGTTCAGTTCTTTACTGTATCAACAGGACTTGGCGCAGGATTTGTAATAAATAAAGAAATCTATCACGGCGCACACGGTTTTGGTAACGAAGTAGCTAACTGCGTAATGATGAAAGATGGACCAAGCCATGGCTCAATAATTCCCGGAGGAATTGAAGCAATAAGCAGTGGTACAGCCATTACATCAAGAGCTGTTAAGGCAGGACTTGATGTAAAACATGCAGGAGAAGTAAATGACCTTGCAAAAGCAGGAAATGAAGTTGCAAAGCAGATAATGGATGATGCAAAAGAATATCTTGCAAACTTTATCGGTGTAGTTTACGGATACGCAGATCCTGAAATAGTAATTTTAGGCGGTTCCGTAGCATTAAAGATAGATGGCTTTGTAGAAGAAGTTGAAGCTCTTGCAAAAGAAAGAGTTTACGAAATAATGAAGCCATATGTAAAGGTAAGAAAATCTACATTAAACGAAGACTCAGGACTTATTGGAGCAGCTTATCTTGCATTCTCAAAGGCAGAATAA
- the mngB gene encoding mannosylglycerate hydrolase codes for MKRKVHVVPHSHWDREWYFTTSRSKVYLMKDLKDVLDTLESNPDFKYFMVDAQGSLLDDYIKWMPQDKDRITKLVKEKKLVIGPWYTQTDQLVISGESIVRNMYYGMKRCETFGGYMNVGYVPDSFGQSGNMPQIYKEFGIEDTLFWRGVSDDMVNHTDYNWRGDDGSVVFTTQIPFGYYIGGNIPEDPKQSEEFWQKECFEKAGGRSATKHIYFPNGFDQAPIRTNLPEIIKERNEKDPENEYVISCIEDYIKDVKSENPELEEVSGELVIAKHMRIHKSIFSSRSDLKVMNTQIQNYVTNVMEPLLTLSYNLGNDYPHEAVGEIWKLLFENAAHDSIGSCISDTANEDVYVRYKQARDIAVNLVELHSRLIATSVKNDAEMTFTLINTLPQKRNDTVVVKTYIPGGNFAILDEKGNKVDYTVIESRDLTDYVLSQTIKLDPSRKFYVPSKVLEATIAIKTSDVPAFGYVQYTLDTKGNSAKNLEKKNTLENEFYAINVEEDGSLTITDKENNVTYKNQGVLVENGDDGDSFNYSPPRKDLEVFSNKSECSVEVSGSDIYDQAVIKFNMVVPKDLEERAEGKVSVNLPITMTVALRKDSKVIDFNVHVDNKGLSHRLCVLFDSQIVSSFNYADEQFGSIKRPNYYEKEMKLYMASAENKTEKKTGVQELANWANDQSTWQEPPISIEPTQSYVSLTDGKQGIAVIPQGVREYEVLDDHMIRLTLFRTYGFMGKENLIYRPGRASGERIIETPAAQLLKEMDFAFGFTTYASDINEANVDTLAKAYNTNIEVYTYAEFLNGRLIFSQREIEGTKESRYSLFETENKLVVSAMKKAEDNDGYIIRLFNGKNHENISDTIKFNFDVKEAYYTNLREEKTEDIKVENNTINVKELSHCKFVTICVKAK; via the coding sequence ATGAAAAGAAAAGTACATGTAGTACCTCATTCACATTGGGACAGAGAATGGTATTTTACAACATCAAGATCTAAAGTTTATCTTATGAAAGATTTAAAGGACGTATTAGATACTTTAGAAAGCAACCCTGATTTTAAATATTTTATGGTTGACGCACAGGGGTCATTACTTGATGACTATATTAAGTGGATGCCACAGGATAAAGACAGAATAACAAAATTAGTTAAGGAAAAGAAGTTAGTAATCGGACCTTGGTATACACAGACTGACCAGTTAGTTATTTCAGGTGAAAGCATTGTTCGTAATATGTATTACGGAATGAAGCGTTGCGAAACTTTTGGCGGATATATGAATGTCGGATATGTTCCTGATTCATTTGGACAGTCAGGTAACATGCCTCAGATTTACAAGGAATTTGGTATTGAGGATACTTTATTCTGGAGAGGCGTAAGTGATGATATGGTAAATCACACTGACTATAACTGGAGAGGTGACGACGGAAGCGTTGTATTCACAACACAGATTCCTTTCGGATATTATATTGGTGGAAATATTCCTGAAGATCCAAAGCAGAGTGAAGAATTTTGGCAGAAGGAATGTTTCGAAAAAGCAGGCGGACGTAGTGCTACAAAGCATATCTACTTCCCTAACGGATTTGATCAGGCTCCAATTAGAACAAATCTTCCTGAAATTATTAAGGAAAGAAACGAAAAAGATCCTGAAAATGAATATGTAATCAGTTGTATTGAAGATTATATTAAAGATGTAAAGAGCGAAAATCCTGAATTAGAAGAAGTAAGTGGTGAACTTGTTATTGCTAAGCATATGAGAATTCACAAATCTATTTTCTCATCACGTTCAGACTTAAAGGTTATGAATACACAGATTCAGAACTATGTAACTAACGTAATGGAACCACTTCTTACATTATCATACAATTTAGGAAATGATTATCCTCACGAAGCAGTAGGAGAAATCTGGAAATTATTATTTGAAAATGCAGCTCACGATTCAATTGGTTCATGTATTTCAGATACAGCTAATGAAGATGTTTATGTAAGATATAAGCAGGCAAGAGATATTGCAGTAAACTTAGTTGAATTACATTCACGTCTTATTGCAACAAGTGTAAAGAATGATGCAGAGATGACATTTACACTTATTAATACTTTACCTCAGAAGAGAAATGATACAGTTGTTGTTAAGACATATATTCCGGGTGGAAATTTTGCAATTTTAGATGAAAAGGGTAACAAAGTAGACTATACAGTTATTGAATCAAGAGATTTAACAGATTATGTTTTATCACAGACAATTAAACTTGACCCTTCACGTAAGTTCTATGTTCCAAGTAAGGTTCTTGAAGCTACAATAGCTATTAAGACTAGTGATGTACCTGCATTTGGTTATGTTCAGTACACACTTGATACAAAGGGCAACAGTGCTAAGAATTTAGAAAAGAAGAATACATTAGAAAATGAATTCTACGCAATTAACGTTGAAGAAGACGGTTCATTAACTATAACAGATAAAGAAAATAACGTTACTTATAAGAACCAGGGTGTTCTTGTAGAAAACGGAGATGATGGCGACAGCTTTAACTATTCACCACCAAGAAAAGATTTAGAAGTATTTTCTAATAAATCAGAATGTAGCGTTGAAGTAAGTGGTAGTGATATTTATGATCAGGCAGTAATTAAGTTTAACATGGTAGTACCAAAAGACTTAGAAGAACGTGCAGAAGGTAAGGTAAGTGTAAATCTTCCAATTACTATGACTGTAGCTCTTAGAAAAGATTCTAAGGTTATTGATTTTAACGTACATGTTGATAACAAAGGTTTATCACACCGTTTATGTGTATTATTTGACAGCCAGATTGTTTCATCATTTAACTATGCTGATGAACAGTTCGGTTCAATTAAACGTCCAAACTACTATGAAAAGGAAATGAAACTTTACATGGCAAGTGCGGAAAACAAAACAGAAAAGAAAACAGGAGTTCAGGAACTTGCTAACTGGGCTAATGACCAGTCAACATGGCAGGAACCACCTATTAGCATTGAACCTACACAGTCATATGTTTCATTAACAGATGGCAAACAGGGTATTGCTGTAATTCCACAGGGCGTAAGAGAATACGAAGTTCTTGATGATCATATGATTAGACTTACATTATTCCGTACTTATGGATTTATGGGTAAGGAAAATCTTATTTATCGTCCGGGCCGTGCAAGTGGTGAAAGAATTATTGAAACACCTGCAGCTCAACTATTAAAAGAAATGGACTTTGCTTTCGGATTTACAACATACGCTTCAGACATTAACGAAGCTAACGTTGACACATTGGCAAAAGCATATAATACTAACATTGAAGTTTATACTTATGCAGAATTCTTAAACGGAAGATTAATCTTCTCACAGCGTGAAATTGAAGGAACAAAAGAATCACGTTATTCATTATTTGAAACAGAAAACAAACTTGTTGTTTCTGCAATGAAGAAAGCTGAAGACAATGACGGATATATTATCAGACTTTTTAATGGTAAGAATCATGAAAACATAAGTGATACAATCAAGTTTAACTTTGATGTAAAAGAAGCTTACTACACTAACTTAAGAGAAGAAAAGACTGAAGACATTAAGGTAGAAAACAATACAATTAATGTTAAAGAATTATCACATTGTAAGTTTGTAACAATTTGTGTAAAAGCTAAATAG
- a CDS encoding PTS fructose transporter subunit IIC has protein sequence MKQFFKDAKGHLMTGIGYMLPLIIGASLVVAIPKLIALCFGITSLDPYADGTGVWHIMKLIENVGWTGIGMVNTVLAGFIAYSIADKPAIGAGFIGGAVASSTYAGFLGAVIAAFIAGYTVKWAKKHIHLPESMGSVMPLVVCPLIATGFVAIIMGVILATPLAAINTWLVNWISSMCQNQSAQLVMAMILGAMIASDMGGPINKSAWMAGNALMAEGIYQPNVFINAAICMPPLAYAIATVIKKKRFSAEFRETGKSNWAMGFVGITEGAIPFTLVKPQILIPVNMFGAAIGAAVIAILGGKGDIPPVGGVYGFVSITHGWAYLVGILVGAFVIAILATLFVDFNDKSEAGSEDVDIDEIDISFEDIK, from the coding sequence ATGAAACAATTTTTTAAAGACGCAAAAGGTCATTTGATGACTGGTATCGGCTACATGCTTCCTCTTATTATCGGAGCATCATTAGTAGTTGCCATACCAAAACTTATAGCATTATGCTTTGGTATTACTTCATTAGATCCATATGCAGATGGAACAGGCGTATGGCACATCATGAAGTTAATTGAAAACGTAGGTTGGACAGGTATTGGAATGGTTAATACTGTATTAGCAGGATTTATAGCTTACAGTATTGCAGATAAGCCGGCTATCGGTGCTGGTTTCATCGGTGGTGCAGTTGCATCAAGTACTTACGCAGGTTTCTTAGGTGCCGTAATCGCAGCTTTCATCGCTGGTTACACAGTAAAATGGGCTAAGAAGCACATTCACCTTCCAGAATCAATGGGTTCAGTAATGCCACTTGTTGTTTGTCCTTTAATAGCAACAGGTTTTGTTGCAATAATAATGGGTGTTATTCTTGCTACACCACTTGCAGCAATTAACACATGGTTAGTAAATTGGATTAGTTCAATGTGCCAGAACCAGAGCGCACAGTTAGTAATGGCTATGATCCTTGGTGCAATGATCGCCAGTGATATGGGTGGCCCTATCAACAAGTCAGCTTGGATGGCAGGAAACGCATTAATGGCAGAAGGAATTTATCAGCCAAACGTATTCATCAACGCAGCAATTTGTATGCCACCTTTAGCATACGCTATTGCAACAGTAATCAAAAAGAAGAGATTCTCAGCTGAATTTAGAGAAACAGGTAAGAGTAACTGGGCTATGGGATTTGTAGGAATCACAGAAGGTGCTATTCCATTTACACTTGTTAAGCCACAGATTTTAATTCCTGTAAATATGTTCGGTGCAGCAATTGGTGCAGCAGTTATCGCTATCTTAGGTGGTAAGGGTGATATCCCTCCAGTAGGTGGTGTTTACGGATTCGTATCAATAACACACGGATGGGCTTACCTTGTAGGTATCTTAGTTGGTGCATTCGTTATAGCTATTCTTGCTACACTTTTCGTAGATTTCAATGATAAGAGCGAAGCAGGTTCAGAAGATGTAGATATAGACGAAATTGACATCTCATTTGAAGACATCAAGTAA
- a CDS encoding PTS fructose transporter subunit IIB has protein sequence MKIVGISACPAGLAHTPMAAKALEKAGKALGYDVKMEQQGSMGQVNEITKEEAQAADFVIIASDQKIVGMDRFEGKKVIRVDINICIKAPEAVLKKCVAAVSK, from the coding sequence ATGAAAATTGTAGGAATTTCAGCATGTCCAGCAGGACTTGCACATACACCAATGGCAGCTAAGGCTTTAGAAAAAGCTGGTAAAGCATTAGGTTATGATGTGAAGATGGAACAGCAGGGTAGTATGGGACAGGTTAACGAAATTACAAAAGAAGAAGCTCAGGCAGCTGATTTCGTAATTATCGCTTCTGACCAGAAGATTGTTGGCATGGATCGTTTCGAAGGCAAGAAGGTTATCCGTGTAGATATTAATATCTGCATTAAGGCACCTGAGGCTGTATTAAAGAAATGTGTTGCAGCAGTTAGCAAATAA
- a CDS encoding PTS sugar transporter subunit IIA — MIKENYIFFDIDAKNKEEALDFVSSKAFEYGITDDKDGLLGDFLKREEEYSTGLQDEFAIPHAKSTHAKEVAIFFVKCKNELDWETLDDSKVKYLFALIVPMENAGNEHLLMISKLATSLLEDEFKDKVKSSTDKAELKEYILKIMKEDN; from the coding sequence ATGATTAAAGAAAATTATATTTTTTTTGACATTGATGCTAAGAACAAAGAAGAAGCTTTAGACTTTGTCAGCAGCAAGGCTTTTGAATATGGCATTACTGATGATAAGGACGGTTTGCTTGGAGATTTCTTAAAGAGAGAAGAAGAGTATTCTACAGGCTTACAGGATGAATTCGCAATACCTCACGCAAAGTCAACTCACGCTAAGGAAGTTGCTATTTTCTTTGTTAAGTGTAAGAACGAACTTGATTGGGAAACATTAGATGATTCAAAGGTTAAGTATCTGTTTGCACTTATTGTACCAATGGAAAATGCAGGGAACGAACACTTATTAATGATTTCAAAATTGGCAACTAGTCTTTTGGAAGATGAATTTAAGGATAAGGTTAAATCATCAACTGATAAGGCAGAGCTAAAGGAATATATATTAAAAATTATGAAGGAGGACAATTAA
- a CDS encoding BglG family transcription antiterminator: MFQYSRLDVMFNRIRINEYTSVNDLESLLGITDRTIRNDIQEINNDLEKNGAIIKLKRNHGYYISILDEDKYNKFVKEMDTEEDNTSLLDSSEDRIKSILYSLLSTNEYVTMNDLAESVFISKNTLNKYIKTIKEIIGKYDLEYITKLNAGIKIIGSEDSKRKCIFDNVLYTDFDHYITGFTKEERTIFKDIDLDLLKDITIKQLDEHFVKTSDFNLKNIIIHLALMTTRVLGNNYISIQNINTDASIMGLVNGLCRELEEHYDIAISKGEKNYIYLQIVANTHLEITDIDDDHLRTSILKVLDVIYQDYNFDLRNDEILIADLFRHLKSIFTSKLYDLNSTNPLLETIKTNYPLEYEITLTAISKVFVCEPYVLKEEDVGYVSIYIGAAIERCYYKSPKKKNVILVCGSGHATTRMLEARLNVVFPDKINIVKCVSYNEYSNYTKENVKDIDFVITTVVLKSNLLPSIMVDFALNNKDVESINRYLSKLLRKRLQMFDQFFDKDLFFRFNEQLDKETVIKMMCNKLQEKNFVNEDFLQSVLKRETIGKTNMNDVFALPHPMEMCANDTKVAVALLKNPVKWNDSNKIQIVFMLVLKHGEQKDFEHLYDIFIEIINTPKLQQNILKAKSYEEFLDVLYDGIK, from the coding sequence ATGTTTCAGTACAGTCGTTTAGACGTTATGTTTAACAGAATCAGAATAAACGAATATACATCTGTTAATGATTTAGAATCCTTGCTTGGTATAACGGACAGAACTATAAGAAATGACATCCAGGAGATAAACAATGACCTTGAAAAGAACGGGGCAATTATTAAACTAAAGAGAAATCACGGTTATTATATTTCTATTTTGGATGAAGACAAGTACAACAAATTTGTAAAGGAAATGGATACAGAAGAGGATAACACTTCTCTTCTTGATTCTTCGGAAGACAGAATCAAATCCATTCTTTATTCCTTATTATCCACTAACGAATATGTTACAATGAATGATTTGGCTGAATCTGTATTTATTTCGAAGAATACTTTAAATAAATACATTAAAACAATTAAAGAGATTATTGGTAAATATGATTTGGAGTATATTACCAAACTTAATGCCGGCATTAAAATAATCGGCTCTGAAGATTCTAAGAGAAAATGTATATTCGACAATGTTTTGTACACTGATTTTGATCACTACATTACAGGATTTACTAAAGAGGAACGAACAATATTTAAAGATATTGATCTTGATTTACTTAAAGATATAACAATAAAGCAATTGGACGAACATTTTGTTAAGACAAGCGATTTTAACCTGAAAAATATAATCATTCATTTAGCTCTTATGACTACAAGAGTTCTTGGAAATAATTACATAAGCATTCAGAATATTAACACTGATGCTTCAATTATGGGACTTGTTAACGGTCTTTGCCGTGAATTAGAAGAGCATTACGATATTGCTATTTCCAAAGGTGAAAAGAACTATATTTATCTTCAGATTGTGGCCAATACACACCTTGAAATAACTGATATTGACGATGACCATTTGCGTACTTCCATATTAAAGGTCCTTGATGTTATTTATCAGGATTACAACTTTGATTTAAGAAATGACGAAATATTAATCGCTGACCTTTTTAGACATTTAAAGTCTATTTTTACAAGTAAGCTTTATGACTTAAACAGTACCAACCCTCTTTTGGAAACAATAAAGACTAACTATCCTTTGGAATACGAAATTACATTAACTGCAATTTCCAAGGTTTTCGTATGTGAACCTTACGTTCTAAAAGAAGAAGATGTTGGATACGTGTCAATTTATATAGGTGCCGCCATTGAAAGATGCTATTATAAGTCACCTAAAAAGAAAAATGTTATTCTTGTATGCGGAAGCGGTCACGCCACAACGCGTATGTTAGAAGCCCGTTTAAATGTTGTTTTTCCGGACAAGATTAACATTGTTAAATGCGTTTCATATAATGAATATTCAAACTACACCAAAGAGAACGTTAAAGACATCGATTTTGTTATTACAACTGTTGTTCTAAAAAGCAATCTGCTGCCTTCAATTATGGTAGACTTTGCACTGAACAATAAAGATGTGGAATCAATTAACAGATATCTTTCAAAACTTTTGAGAAAACGACTTCAAATGTTTGACCAGTTCTTTGACAAGGATTTGTTCTTTAGATTTAACGAACAGCTAGACAAAGAAACAGTTATCAAGATGATGTGTAACAAACTTCAGGAGAAAAATTTTGTAAACGAAGACTTCCTTCAGTCTGTTCTTAAAAGAGAAACAATTGGAAAAACAAATATGAATGATGTATTTGCCCTTCCGCATCCTATGGAAATGTGTGCCAATGACACAAAAGTTGCCGTGGCATTGCTTAAAAATCCTGTAAAATGGAACGACAGCAACAAAATACAGATAGTGTTCATGCTTGTTCTAAAACATGGAGAACAGAAAGATTTTGAACATTTGTATGATATATTCATAGAAATAATCAACACACCAAAACTACAGCAGAATATTTTGAAGGCTAAGTCATATGAAGAGTTCTTGGATGTGCTGTATGATGGGATAAAGTAA